One region of Miscanthus floridulus cultivar M001 chromosome 19, ASM1932011v1, whole genome shotgun sequence genomic DNA includes:
- the LOC136527829 gene encoding protein S-acyltransferase 24-like isoform X2: MASEIEVLEDTTTSSTSLVAAASTAPSAAEGAGAPAEDESLKNDVYTAAAYGDLEKLQRLVEGEGRPVTEPDGGGYHALQWAALNNRVAATQYILEHGADINAVDHTGQTALHWSAVRGHIQVAELLLKEGAKVDAADLYGYQATHVAAQYGQTAFIYHIVAKWNADPDIPDNDGRSPLHWAAYKGFADSIRLLLFLDAYRGRQDKEGCTPLHWAAIRGNLEACTVLVQVGKKDDLMVKDKTGLTPAQLAADKNHRQVAFFLDNARRVHDRGCGVNTRFGKLSKLGLSPLLWCTIIGMLITYIHSVISAPFGIFAWSGVFLATAGLVMFYKCSRKDPGYININTRGSQNQRDDEPLLKMELENPALVSGNWSQLCITCKIVRPVRSKHCSTCDRCVEQFDHHCPWVSNCIGKKNKWEFFMFLTLEVLAMIITGSAAIMRIVRDPDSPSSFGAWIHYSAFQHPGVVSFLTLDCFFFFGVAVLTVVQASQIARNITTNEMANSMRYAYLRGPGGRFRNPYDHGIRKNCSDFLLYGYNEDTERLDQTLHTDEEMGMVQMTSAVSQNGDNHLHHGNGTDHSCADSQANSKPHSQVGSSQCCDHSKRTDRTPLGLGLGLGRNSASRQYVRSLIPL; this comes from the exons ATGGCGTCGGAGATCGAGGTGCTCGAGGACACCACCACCTCCTCGACCTCCCTCGTCGCGGCCGCGTCCACGGCCCCTTCCGCCGCGGAGGGCGCGGGGGCGCCGGCGGAGGACGAGTCGCTGAAGAACGACGTGTACACCGCGGCGGCGTACGGCGATCTGGAGAAGCTGCAGCGGCTGGTGGAGGGGGAGGGCCGTCCGGTCACCGAGCCCGACGGCGGGGGCTACCACGCGCTCCAGTGGGCCGCGCTCAATAACCGCGTCGCCGCCACGCAGTACATCCTCGAG catggagcagacATAAATGCTGTAGATCACACTGGACAAACAGCACTTCACTGGAGTGCTGTACGTGGTCATATTCAAGTTGCCGAACTACTCCTGAAAGAAGGAGCTAAGGTGGATGCTGCTGATTTATATGGGTATCAG GCCACACATGTTGCAGCACAGTATGGTCAGACTGCATTCATTTACCACATTGTCGCGAAATGGAATGCTGATCCAGATATCCCTGATAATGATGGAAGGAGCCCTTTACACTG GGCTGCTTATAAGGGATTCGCAGACTCCATACGGCTTCTTTTGTTTTTGGATGCTTATAGGGGACGGCAAGACAAAGAAG GTTGTACCCCTTTACATTGGGCTGCTATTCGGGGGAACCTTGAGGCATGCACTGTCTTAGTTCAGGTTGGCAAAAAGGATGATTTGATGGTGAAAGACAAAACTGGATTAACTCCAGCACAGCTTGCTGCCGATAAGAATCATCGGCAAGTTGCATTTTTCCTC GACAATGCTAGAAGGGTACACGACAGAGGATGTGGTGTGAACACCAGATTTGGGAAATTGTCAAAATTAGGGCTTTCTCCTCTTCTTTGGTGCACCATTATTGGCATGCTTATTACATATATACACTCTGTTATATCAG CACCATTTGGGATATTCGCATGGTCAGGAGTTTTTCTTGCAACTGCTGGGTTGGTCATGTTCTATAAATGTAGCAG GAAAGATCCAGGTTACATCAACATAAATACAAGGGGCTCGCAAAATCAAAGGGATGAT GAACCGTTGCTGAAGATGGAGTTAGAAAATCCTGCACTTGTTTCTGGCAACTGGTCACAACTTTGTATAACATGCAAA ATAGTCAGACCTGTTCGTTCGAAACATTGTTCTACATGTGATCGTTGCGTGGAGCAGTTTGACCACCACTGCCCTTGGGTATCTAATTGCATAGGAAAG AAGAACAAATGGGAATTCTTCATGTTCCTCACTCTAGAAGTTTTGGCAATGATCATTACTGGCTCTGCTGCCATTATGA GAATTGTAAGGGATCCAGATTCCCCATCATCCTTTGGTGCTTGGATTCATTATTCTGCATTCCAGCATCCTGGGGTGGTATCATTTCTCACACTAGATTGTTTCTTTTTCTTTGGCGTTGCAGTTCTTACAGTTGTTCAAGCATCGcag ATAGCAAGGAACATTACAACAAATGAGATGGCAAATTCCATGAGATATGCATATCTCAGAGGCCCAGGTGGCAGATTCAGGAACCCATATGATCATGGGATTCGCAAGAACTGCTCTGACTTCTTGTTGTATGGATACAATGAGGACACTGAACGGCTAGACCAGACATTGCACACTGATGAGGAAATGGGGATGGTACAGATGACAAGTGCAGTTTCGCAGAATGGTGACAATCATTTACATCATGGTAATGGCACCGACCATAGTTGCGCTGATTCTCAGGCAAACTCAAAACCTCATAGCCAAGTTGGTTCGTCTCAGTGTTGTGATCACAGTAAGAGGACTGATAGGACACCGTTGGGCCTAGGATTGGGCCTTGGGCGAAACAGTGCATCCCGGCAGTATGTTCGATCTCTTATCCCATTGTGA
- the LOC136527829 gene encoding protein S-acyltransferase 24-like isoform X1 has protein sequence MASEIEVLEDTTTSSTSLVAAASTAPSAAEGAGAPAEDESLKNDVYTAAAYGDLEKLQRLVEGEGRPVTEPDGGGYHALQWAALNNRVAATQYILEHGADINAVDHTGQTALHWSAVRGHIQVAELLLKEGAKVDAADLYGYQATHVAAQYGQTAFIYHIVAKWNADPDIPDNDGRSPLHWAAYKGFADSIRLLLFLDAYRGRQDKEGCTPLHWAAIRGNLEACTVLVQVGKKDDLMVKDKTGLTPAQLAADKNHRQVAFFLDNARRVHDRGCGVNTRFGKLSKLGLSPLLWCTIIGMLITYIHSVISGQYAMTMTAPFGIFAWSGVFLATAGLVMFYKCSRKDPGYININTRGSQNQRDDEPLLKMELENPALVSGNWSQLCITCKIVRPVRSKHCSTCDRCVEQFDHHCPWVSNCIGKKNKWEFFMFLTLEVLAMIITGSAAIMRIVRDPDSPSSFGAWIHYSAFQHPGVVSFLTLDCFFFFGVAVLTVVQASQIARNITTNEMANSMRYAYLRGPGGRFRNPYDHGIRKNCSDFLLYGYNEDTERLDQTLHTDEEMGMVQMTSAVSQNGDNHLHHGNGTDHSCADSQANSKPHSQVGSSQCCDHSKRTDRTPLGLGLGLGRNSASRQYVRSLIPL, from the exons ATGGCGTCGGAGATCGAGGTGCTCGAGGACACCACCACCTCCTCGACCTCCCTCGTCGCGGCCGCGTCCACGGCCCCTTCCGCCGCGGAGGGCGCGGGGGCGCCGGCGGAGGACGAGTCGCTGAAGAACGACGTGTACACCGCGGCGGCGTACGGCGATCTGGAGAAGCTGCAGCGGCTGGTGGAGGGGGAGGGCCGTCCGGTCACCGAGCCCGACGGCGGGGGCTACCACGCGCTCCAGTGGGCCGCGCTCAATAACCGCGTCGCCGCCACGCAGTACATCCTCGAG catggagcagacATAAATGCTGTAGATCACACTGGACAAACAGCACTTCACTGGAGTGCTGTACGTGGTCATATTCAAGTTGCCGAACTACTCCTGAAAGAAGGAGCTAAGGTGGATGCTGCTGATTTATATGGGTATCAG GCCACACATGTTGCAGCACAGTATGGTCAGACTGCATTCATTTACCACATTGTCGCGAAATGGAATGCTGATCCAGATATCCCTGATAATGATGGAAGGAGCCCTTTACACTG GGCTGCTTATAAGGGATTCGCAGACTCCATACGGCTTCTTTTGTTTTTGGATGCTTATAGGGGACGGCAAGACAAAGAAG GTTGTACCCCTTTACATTGGGCTGCTATTCGGGGGAACCTTGAGGCATGCACTGTCTTAGTTCAGGTTGGCAAAAAGGATGATTTGATGGTGAAAGACAAAACTGGATTAACTCCAGCACAGCTTGCTGCCGATAAGAATCATCGGCAAGTTGCATTTTTCCTC GACAATGCTAGAAGGGTACACGACAGAGGATGTGGTGTGAACACCAGATTTGGGAAATTGTCAAAATTAGGGCTTTCTCCTCTTCTTTGGTGCACCATTATTGGCATGCTTATTACATATATACACTCTGTTATATCAG GACAATATGCCATGACTATGACAGCACCATTTGGGATATTCGCATGGTCAGGAGTTTTTCTTGCAACTGCTGGGTTGGTCATGTTCTATAAATGTAGCAG GAAAGATCCAGGTTACATCAACATAAATACAAGGGGCTCGCAAAATCAAAGGGATGAT GAACCGTTGCTGAAGATGGAGTTAGAAAATCCTGCACTTGTTTCTGGCAACTGGTCACAACTTTGTATAACATGCAAA ATAGTCAGACCTGTTCGTTCGAAACATTGTTCTACATGTGATCGTTGCGTGGAGCAGTTTGACCACCACTGCCCTTGGGTATCTAATTGCATAGGAAAG AAGAACAAATGGGAATTCTTCATGTTCCTCACTCTAGAAGTTTTGGCAATGATCATTACTGGCTCTGCTGCCATTATGA GAATTGTAAGGGATCCAGATTCCCCATCATCCTTTGGTGCTTGGATTCATTATTCTGCATTCCAGCATCCTGGGGTGGTATCATTTCTCACACTAGATTGTTTCTTTTTCTTTGGCGTTGCAGTTCTTACAGTTGTTCAAGCATCGcag ATAGCAAGGAACATTACAACAAATGAGATGGCAAATTCCATGAGATATGCATATCTCAGAGGCCCAGGTGGCAGATTCAGGAACCCATATGATCATGGGATTCGCAAGAACTGCTCTGACTTCTTGTTGTATGGATACAATGAGGACACTGAACGGCTAGACCAGACATTGCACACTGATGAGGAAATGGGGATGGTACAGATGACAAGTGCAGTTTCGCAGAATGGTGACAATCATTTACATCATGGTAATGGCACCGACCATAGTTGCGCTGATTCTCAGGCAAACTCAAAACCTCATAGCCAAGTTGGTTCGTCTCAGTGTTGTGATCACAGTAAGAGGACTGATAGGACACCGTTGGGCCTAGGATTGGGCCTTGGGCGAAACAGTGCATCCCGGCAGTATGTTCGATCTCTTATCCCATTGTGA